A section of the Candidatus Baltobacteraceae bacterium genome encodes:
- a CDS encoding PQQ-binding-like beta-propeller repeat protein has protein sequence MTVLTLSGKTIFTKKANVTPTSPGCTGISGGTRCTVSGISLATGSYSAEITAYSRTKEEGQILSQAHGIPFTLKAGAPRKIAFTMDGVPTSFRVVPASGAVTGSALTGFTIGSGGVWGGTQTFLMTPLDADGDAIVGAGSPHLSVASSDSSFTVVQPVAPQQTFTITPPHAVNGATQLTLSASYADKSICSQQGAHCIQILKLTYAPFAADDWIAFAHDFQRTGSETRSTGITASTVSSLTQRWSTNVLDNIYSSPVVYNGNVIVATYGGIVYDLSALDGSVIWKTTISSNASENTRSSPMIDTADGLVFMGTWYAINGIEFQPQPSHFFALRLADGSVAWKTVVPGMIHDAPVYANGIVYEGWSGGDVACINGGVSAFDAKTGTVKWTWLTNPVNNPGGGGGVWGAIAWDGSHVVFGTGNTCQGGAWDQGAVALNTDGSMDWHFQADPTYTDDNDTGGGISIANGTDTFINKNGTLYTVDGTSGHQIISTPLGGVNGGHATPTTNGSTYVIGAGFFPASSSAIKRVSREVLNRPGNTKSGFISYLKAITVNGTVLWSIPMTAAVDAYAAIDNGVVYEGMDDAVDAISLQSGTILKQFPGAANFNAGPVVVPSGLYFADHRGFVYAYSLPQASSAIKTSKP, from the coding sequence GCACGGGCATTTCTGGCGGTACGCGTTGCACGGTCAGCGGAATTTCACTGGCGACAGGCTCGTATTCGGCAGAGATCACCGCCTATAGCCGGACGAAAGAGGAGGGACAGATTCTTTCTCAGGCCCACGGCATTCCATTTACGCTAAAAGCCGGAGCACCGCGGAAGATCGCCTTCACGATGGACGGAGTGCCGACTTCGTTTCGCGTGGTACCCGCATCCGGTGCGGTTACCGGATCCGCGCTGACCGGCTTTACGATCGGGAGCGGCGGTGTGTGGGGAGGCACACAAACTTTTCTGATGACCCCGCTCGATGCCGACGGCGATGCCATCGTCGGCGCCGGCTCGCCGCATCTCTCGGTCGCATCCTCGGACTCGAGCTTCACGGTGGTTCAGCCCGTCGCGCCTCAACAGACGTTTACGATAACCCCGCCTCACGCCGTCAACGGTGCGACGCAACTCACATTGTCGGCGTCCTACGCGGACAAGAGCATCTGCAGCCAACAGGGCGCCCATTGCATTCAGATCCTAAAACTTACGTACGCACCATTTGCGGCGGACGACTGGATTGCTTTTGCGCACGACTTCCAGCGCACGGGTTCCGAAACCCGATCGACGGGGATCACTGCGTCGACCGTGTCCAGCCTGACGCAGCGTTGGAGTACGAATGTCCTCGACAACATTTATTCGAGCCCGGTCGTCTATAACGGGAACGTCATCGTCGCGACCTACGGCGGCATCGTTTACGACCTTTCCGCCTTGGACGGCTCTGTAATCTGGAAGACGACAATTTCATCCAACGCGTCCGAGAATACACGATCCTCGCCAATGATCGATACGGCTGATGGACTCGTCTTCATGGGCACCTGGTACGCCATCAACGGAATCGAGTTCCAGCCTCAGCCGTCGCACTTCTTCGCGCTGCGCCTAGCCGACGGGAGCGTTGCATGGAAGACGGTCGTGCCCGGAATGATCCACGATGCACCGGTCTACGCAAATGGCATAGTGTACGAAGGCTGGTCGGGAGGTGACGTGGCCTGTATCAACGGCGGCGTTAGTGCATTCGACGCAAAGACGGGCACCGTGAAGTGGACTTGGCTCACGAATCCCGTAAATAATCCCGGCGGCGGTGGCGGCGTCTGGGGAGCGATTGCCTGGGATGGATCGCACGTCGTGTTCGGCACCGGGAACACGTGCCAGGGAGGGGCATGGGACCAGGGTGCCGTCGCGCTAAACACCGACGGTTCCATGGACTGGCATTTTCAAGCCGACCCGACGTACACCGACGATAACGATACCGGCGGCGGCATATCTATCGCCAATGGCACGGACACGTTCATCAACAAAAATGGAACACTTTACACCGTCGACGGGACGTCTGGGCACCAGATCATTTCGACGCCCCTCGGCGGTGTCAATGGGGGGCATGCGACACCAACGACCAACGGATCAACGTACGTTATCGGCGCCGGCTTCTTTCCGGCGTCAAGCTCTGCCATCAAGCGTGTATCACGTGAGGTACTCAATCGGCCGGGCAACACGAAGAGCGGGTTCATCTCCTATCTAAAGGCGATAACTGTGAACGGCACGGTGCTCTGGTCGATTCCCATGACCGCCGCGGTCGATGCCTACGCGGCGATCGACAACGGCGTCGTCTACGAGGGCATGGACGATGCTGTCGATGCCATCTCCCTTCAGTCCGGAACAATTCTCAAGCAGTTTCCGGGGGCGGCGAACTTCAATGCCGGGCCCGTCGTCGTACCCAGCGGACTGTATTTTGCGGACCACCGCGGCTTCGTGTATGCGTACAGCTTGCCGCAAGCCTCAAGCGCGATCAAGACGTCGAAGCCTTAG
- a CDS encoding choice-of-anchor Q domain-containing protein, with the protein MRDTLAKAQSGSTVTFHLPKHAQIKLTTGPITISKKIRITGPGTTVLFISANRKSQIFSVAAHVVASISDLTLRDGKAAQGGAIYNAGSLTVDDVAFNGNAASGAGSSTAVAEKATPLSRRPFRLGSHAIRHAHAPRMMVTDASGAGAGGAIYNAAHAKLTVTKSMFSENAAAYGGAIDNLGMAKLTSDVFKNNAGYRGSGSPVVGAFGYGAALYDSGKLTVASCTFTANVAGGHSQGSFGVGGAIAQISGVTTVVNSVFDSNIAGGGTGGSWGTGGAIYTTAGSLSVSGSTFNANEAGGDSYGYGGGIYADQTFSGSKNKFSQNFSDGTSGSGAAYGGAVYAGNGVSMSVSTFSSNSARAGYAFGGAIDGESSSTLPSDSFTGNSAVGGSGGYAEGGAVYLGSGSSVFTSATFSANRASAAGAGSFASGGGVAAFAAVNIGGASSFSANVASAAITGYGGEGGAMAIEQGPFSFIGAISNNTATTQGGGLWIDGLATLTNSTISGNSVTAMQAANDGGGGIYAAYAATLTMSGSTIASNKVYGTPAYAGGGGIFNAGGATMTNSTIENNTSSVDGGGLENDAAANVSLENMTIYANTASLNGGSLKNLYADASITIANSILAHGTASGGPNEISNDGSVVSGDYDIIQSPVVGNVISGTTSHDLAVDPQLAGLASNGGPTQTSADGKTSPGTAYIPFDSCLQFNIFVDQRGLPRDPVLDKDSCDVGAYENQDP; encoded by the coding sequence TTGCGTGACACCCTTGCGAAAGCACAGAGCGGCAGCACGGTCACGTTCCATCTGCCCAAGCACGCGCAGATCAAGTTGACGACGGGGCCAATCACAATTTCGAAGAAGATCAGAATCACTGGGCCTGGGACGACGGTGCTCTTTATCTCCGCAAATCGAAAGTCGCAGATCTTCTCGGTGGCCGCGCACGTCGTGGCGAGCATCAGTGACCTCACATTACGGGACGGAAAGGCCGCGCAAGGCGGCGCGATCTATAATGCCGGGTCGCTCACTGTCGACGATGTGGCGTTCAACGGGAATGCGGCGTCGGGCGCCGGCAGCTCGACTGCCGTCGCAGAGAAGGCGACCCCGCTAAGTCGACGGCCCTTCCGCCTAGGCTCTCACGCGATCAGACACGCCCACGCTCCGCGGATGATGGTTACCGATGCGTCGGGGGCGGGCGCGGGTGGTGCAATCTACAACGCGGCTCACGCGAAGCTCACCGTTACTAAGAGCATGTTTTCAGAAAACGCGGCTGCCTACGGCGGAGCAATCGACAACCTGGGCATGGCGAAGCTGACCTCCGACGTGTTTAAGAACAATGCGGGGTATCGCGGCTCCGGGTCACCCGTTGTGGGGGCATTCGGTTATGGCGCGGCGCTCTACGACAGCGGAAAGCTCACCGTCGCGTCGTGCACGTTCACTGCGAACGTCGCCGGAGGACATTCGCAGGGGAGTTTCGGCGTCGGCGGTGCGATTGCACAGATTTCAGGTGTGACGACTGTGGTAAACAGCGTTTTCGATTCGAACATCGCAGGCGGTGGAACAGGCGGATCGTGGGGAACCGGGGGAGCGATATATACAACGGCGGGATCGCTAAGCGTGTCCGGCAGCACGTTTAATGCAAACGAAGCTGGAGGCGACTCGTACGGTTACGGAGGCGGCATTTATGCCGATCAAACTTTTTCCGGTTCCAAGAACAAGTTTTCCCAGAATTTCTCGGACGGAACGAGCGGATCGGGGGCCGCGTACGGGGGTGCCGTGTATGCCGGCAACGGCGTCTCAATGAGCGTAAGCACGTTTTCCAGCAATAGTGCAAGGGCCGGCTACGCCTTCGGCGGCGCCATAGACGGCGAGTCGAGCTCCACGCTCCCGTCCGATTCATTTACCGGCAATAGCGCCGTCGGTGGCTCGGGAGGCTACGCTGAAGGCGGCGCCGTCTACCTCGGAAGCGGAAGCAGCGTGTTTACATCTGCGACGTTCTCGGCAAACCGCGCTTCGGCAGCTGGGGCGGGTTCGTTTGCAAGCGGCGGCGGGGTTGCCGCATTCGCCGCCGTGAACATCGGCGGTGCGAGCTCCTTTTCCGCAAACGTCGCTAGCGCGGCGATCACGGGTTATGGTGGGGAAGGAGGCGCGATGGCAATCGAGCAAGGGCCGTTCTCGTTCATCGGCGCCATTAGCAACAACACCGCGACTACTCAGGGCGGCGGTTTGTGGATCGACGGCCTGGCAACGCTGACGAACTCCACAATCTCCGGAAACAGTGTCACTGCCATGCAGGCTGCTAATGACGGTGGCGGTGGCATCTACGCGGCGTACGCGGCCACGCTGACGATGTCTGGCTCAACCATAGCATCGAACAAGGTGTACGGTACGCCCGCCTATGCTGGTGGAGGCGGGATCTTCAACGCCGGCGGTGCTACGATGACGAACAGCACCATAGAGAACAATACTTCGTCGGTCGACGGGGGCGGCTTGGAAAACGATGCTGCCGCGAACGTCAGCCTTGAAAATATGACGATCTACGCCAACACGGCCTCCTTAAACGGTGGTAGCCTCAAGAATCTCTATGCCGATGCCTCCATCACTATCGCCAACTCGATTCTGGCTCACGGGACCGCGTCAGGTGGTCCGAACGAGATCTCGAACGACGGCAGCGTTGTTTCAGGCGACTACGACATCATTCAAAGCCCGGTAGTAGGTAACGTTATCAGCGGCACGACCTCGCACGATCTCGCCGTCGACCCGCAACTCGCGGGATTGGCCAGTAACGGCGGTCCGACGCAAACGAGCGCCGACGGCAAAACAAGTCCCGGGACCGCTTATATTCCCTTTGACAGCTGCTTGCAGTTCAACATCTTCGTCGATCAGCGCGGGCTTCCGAGAGATCCAGTCCTCGACAAGGATAGCTGCGACGTCGGTGCCTACGAAAATCAAGATCCTTAG